DNA from Malus sylvestris chromosome 11, drMalSylv7.2, whole genome shotgun sequence:
tttatttttatttgtgatACATAAATAGTATTgactcaaccatatcataatATTTCCACATAATCTCTATCTTTTCTTTCTAGTCTGTACTGCTCAACTTTATTCATCTAAGTTTctaactctctctctcggtcTACAGTCtccagactctctctctctctatcggTCTCCCCTCCGGCCTCCCCTTCATTCTAGCCCCTAGCCTCTAGAGTCCAGAGTGCTATAATATGGTAAGAACTAAGATTTATAATTTGTTTTAGTTAAATTTACTTATAACATGAGAGTAATTGGTAGATACTAGATAGGTTTCCGCCCAGTATACACACACCTACACGAATTGAATCCGCCCCCTCCAAGCCAATCAAAAGGTTGTAGTTCACAAGGATCAATGGCTTCCGATCCATTGGTTTTAAATTTACAACGTGCAAGGTCTTTCCAACTATCGGCTTCTCAAGCCCGTTCACAAGTTCAAAGACCTCCTAAACCTTCGGCTAGTAAGTGTGCAAAAGGAAGGGGAATAACAAAGGTTTGAAACTTGAATGATGAAAGTAAGTTGAAACAACAAAAcatttttattgaattggatgaacaatttatttttcataatgTCATAATGCATTAGGTAACCATAATAGCCTTTTCAAACaccaaaacttttttattgaattggatgaaatgAGATACAACTAGGTAACCATAATAGTTTTTTCAAACAATGAAACCAAACTAAAACCGTataaaaccaaaccgaaccgaaccaaatggtttggtttcatttcggttttaaCCTCAAAATCACACTGaaccaaatggtttggtttcatttagGTTTGAATGATgtccctctccttgggtgattagcctttgcttatgcaaagaggaatcaacaaaggtataagatttctcaactcactttgttcttgagttgagtcttggttcaccataactactaggctttgaatttcatgggttaagttttgtttttgagtgtatACAAGCATGagtccgccttttaattgtttatagcatgcatagatgttgctcaaatgaactagttttcacaaattcttccttaaaaaaaaaaggccaaatTTGTTGTGTGATCCTTGTGGTGTGATACCCTATTTTTAAATAGACCCATGTGATGAAAAAGCTATTAATTGTAATCCTGTGGCGAAATTCGTTATCAATCATAGTCCAAATTGAATTTTTCCCCATTGTTCTGCCATTTGTAGGGGCAAAATTGTTATCTTCGTTTTTATTCTATCAACTAATCATAAAAGCGCCACAtggacataattttttttatttttaaaacttttagagctacaataaaagaataaataaacaataaaattacaAGGTTCATATTATCAGACTTTCTCATTTCAAAAGAGCCAAGAGTCCAAATTCAAGATTTAAATCACAACGTGTTTAGATTAGAATATAAGTTATTATGCAAACATTgaatttagttttattttaagaAGAACAGTTGTGGACGGGATGGCTAGGgttatgtgagagagagaggggaaagTGGTGGGTGGTCGTTGTGGCTGTGGCTAACAAGGGTAGGGATTGGGGAGGGatgtttttttccttctatttttgttgattataaaaaaatggaattaccaaaaagaaaagaaaaaaaatggaatgacCTTTTTACCCCTGCATGTAGATGAGATTTTGATAGAAATTTCAATTTTGACTACGATTGATAACAAACTTCACCATAGGGTTAAGATTAACACTTTTTTCACCACATGAGTCGATTTAAAAGTAGTGTCTCACCACAAggatcaagaaaaaaaatttagcctTAAAAAAATAAGCTTTAAATTAATGAAGATCAAACTACCAATTCTATTTTCATTATTCGTAGAGTAAAAAATAATGAGAACACAACACAACACTTGAATACAAGACATATTGGATGTGCTTATACATGATTACATTGGTGCGTGAGGATGTTATTATAAGAATCTTAATGAAACACTtatggtattgttcacttttaatgtTAAGGACATTTTTGCTGGAAGTATGCctacaaagccactcatttgatgtaatagcttttggaattcTTATTATGTTAAACTATTacatgtttaatgaagggcaaagtttattattaattactatttattgtattatgtgtttaagtaataagggaatccaaggaatgtatttaatacaagagagaagtgatctaagtaagttagattaacgagacctttctcttatgttcattcctaaaacgttcaccgagtaaggatgaaagtgaagaaatataaatgaaatggataagcaattaaatggtttaattgagaatgctcaagattaattaattagttaattaattatacgaaaggtttgTATTGGGCTTTGAAGTTAGTTTCGgatctcggggcctaaaagggtttttggtccacaaggcccattatatttaagttgtatgacaactaaaaccaaatgggcaattagcccaatgaACAAAGTCAAAACCAGCCAAGGGTGAGTGGTAGCAAACTTgggttaattgcaagtttgccactcacatgtgaggtggtataaaagcaactttatagccattctcTCACTAGGGTTTTTTTGAGGCAAAGATGAGAaaccttttctctctttttctctaaagaggccggccacttaggggaaaaatagctagcaatcttttcttcctttaactcatccatttcatcttcacacctcatccttggtgtggagacttaaagacactaaacctttggtgttcttggagatcctttcctcacatcctcaaggagcaaaggagtatcaaagggaagaaaatcacaaggaagatctaaggagttaggaggtgacttgaaggctctccacttgggtgaatcccttgtgtaaacaaggatgagcttcaagggtaatgaatctcaaaatcctttcttctctttaatattgttaaagagtcttgtggttcaccattcactaggttttgaaagtcatgggttttagaattattttttaatgcatgcctactttaaagtgttattagtttgcttatgtgttcaaatgttctcaataaaacaaaaaaagtggGGAAAATAGTAGGGTTGATTGCTAATTGCAATTACTTTTTATAAAGCATTTGTTTATTGGCCTAATTGCCTCAGAGTTGTACTCAACATGTAAATATATAAAGAAAGTTGGTTTTGTCTTCTCATTATTCAAATAAACTTCATGTGCATTGTGATGACTTTTTGTTGTCCCATTAGAGATTCGGGATCACGATCTCTCCTTTCTTTTGATTAAagtaaatgaaaattttctaaaCAACTATCATCAATCAAATCTGAATTTAACAACAAGGATTTGGTTAGCGGTActtgtttctgttttgttgAACGAGTTTTCCCCTTCAACTCAATTGAATAtaacaattatatattttaacCATATGTAGTGTCTAAATCTTTTAGTGTGGCGGAGATCTTATTAGTGTGTTGTTTTGTAATAACTTGAATTCATTTGCAGATCTAAAATTCTAATCTTGAGAAGTTCTAGTTGCTTGGACCGCGTTAAATCGAAAAGAAGGAAACGCCAATGTAAAACATCCAAGTTTTATTTAAACGAAAACTGTGCACATAGTGCGCAAAATTTTTTCAGTGAGAAAATTTGTCAATCATTTGGTGAGTCTATCGTAATCTCTATTTATGTCGACAAATGCCAAAATAATCTACCGAGTGATGTCGAGACTCTCTATTCTATTTGAGGTACCATGCGAGGAGCAGAGATGATCTGCACATGACTTGGCTTGTTAATTACAAAGTGTTGACGctgtgaaaaaataaaaatataaatggcAGTTGTCGACTTCAAATAAGAGCACACGCTCTCAGAATCGTCAGGTATGGAAAGTGAATGTTCTTTACCAACTGCATGCACATGTGGTTTGATTAATATATGTGAGCTTTGATGCTTGCCTAGGTTTCATTTGCTTTCTAAGCTTTGAgttgttctttccttttcttgtgTTTGgtcccaaaataatattttgggtTGAGCTCATGTGTGTCCTCGGTCCAATAAGAAGCATCAGGAATATCCTTATTTTTGAGCCTGTTCCAGTAGAATTTGGCCGTATCCTATCAGAAGATGGTTCTGCTTGGATAAGGGTAAAGTGGTCAGATCTTAGTACAATAAGGATTCTTCTAAAGCTTAAAAGGCTTTGAATCAGAAAAATGCCGAAAGTCAAGGGTTGAATCTGAATGATTAAGGAGCTTGGTTCAGAATCATATAGGAGTTAGAATTGGTCGAGACCAAATTAGATTGGGATGAGGAATTCCAATCCGAGTAAAATTCTAACTCGGTTATCAAGGAaattgctactataaatagagaaggGAGTGCATCATTGAAAGCCCATCCATTTCAACACACAACTGTCCTACGTAAACCTCTCAaacaccttgagatttttattttcttttttcccatcaatgcatcttcagtttggataagcaACACTGTGGAGGCAACTGgcgacatctttagtttggataaacaacattgaaGCCGTAGAATTAGCTGACCTAGgagcaccttcaatttggataaacaacacagCTTCAAGACCGActgattatctatccaagtctcggtcaacaaggattttcgagtccttgttGGAAGAGGTCATCTTGTCAGCTTTCTCGGTGAAGTGACGTGTTACCAGGCTCGACATATTAAAAGCCgagtttattttatgattggatattcacaagtgCATTTTAGAGTTCAGCATTCAGACGGCCTAACCACATTTACAATACACTAATCTCTTTCGAGTATTTATGTTCGTACAGTCTGGTACTAGTTTGGCGTACTTATATTTGCACAAATATAATTACTGAGACTGAACCCGgcccgacgatttgtgaacttcgaagaaactagcaaccttgtctcTAGGCTTTAGAACCCAAAGGCCGAGATGAGTTTTTTCCTCAGCCATAATTGCAAGATGCAGAAGTCAGCATTGTGCCCAATGCTACATCAACATACATTTTACTCcctggccgagctcggccgacaagTTGGCACACCTCGCATTCAAtagaaggacgtagttagcttattaattactcggcttgcgcgccacgtaggctatGTAGTTTTTAGGCTTAACATTTTTGCATGCCCaatgggacccagtgctaaagcTACAAAGTTCATGACCATTGATACActgtcaataaaaaaaaacaactatgGGTAAATCGACTACTAGTGTAGCACCTATAATTCAAAGTCCAGTCTAAAGTAACGTGTCGCAGGCACATGATGTTTTTGTTACCGTGACACCTGAAGCCACAGGCACGGTTTATCGAGAAACAAAAATGAATCTCGACGGTCAGAACCATGCTGCCGTGGTCTTCACCCAGACTACCCGGGTGGCAAAACATGATTTTATCGAAGGCTTGGTAGAGGATTGGGATAACGACGAAGAAATTTCTGGTGCATtgtctaaatattttttttccaatgatggttagaagaaagaagtggttgtagctttgaagaagatgaagcatagaaaagcagtaggcccagacgatataccaatcgaagtgtggaaagttttgggagagacaggtataacatggctcactgaccttttcaataggattttgaaaacgaagaagatgccaaatgagtggtgaacgagcactttggtgcctatctacaagaataaaggcgacgtacaaaattgcatgaactataggggtattaagctaatgagtcatacaatgaagctctgggagagagtcattgagcatagattgaggcaagagacacgggtttcagacaaccaattcgggttcatgccagggtgctcaaccatggaggcaatctatctcttacgaagattgatggaaagatatagagatgggaaaaaggatttacacatgatttttatagatttggaaaaagcgtatgatagggtcccaagagacattctttggaggattttagagaagaaaggagtacgagtagcatatatccaagctataaaggatatgtatgaaggagcaaagactgccgtaagaactcatgaaggacaaaccgaaagctttcccataactgtaggattacatcaaggctcatccttaagtccttacctttttgcgttggtaatggatgagttaacatgacatattcaagatgatattccttggtgtatgcttttcgcagacgatatagtgttgatagatgaaactcaggaaggggtaaatgcaaagcttaacctttggagagaagtgttggaatctaaaggtcttcgcctaagctgatcaaagacagaatatatggagtgcaagttcagtgcaaatggaagccaaaatgagttaggggtgaggatcggagatcaagaaataccaaagagcgatcgttttcgttacctaggatctatcttgcaaaagaacggagaattagatggagatctcaaccatataatacaagctggatggatgaagtggaagagtgcatccggcgtgttgtgtgaccgccgtatgccactgaagcttaagggaaaattttataggacggcaataaggccggcgatgctgtatggcacagaatgttgggcggtgaagcatcaacacgtacacaaaatgggtgtagcggagatgaggatgcttcgttggatgtgtgggcatacaagaaaggataagattaggaatgaggatatccggggtaaagtaggagtagccgaaattgaaggaaagatgagagaaaatcggttacggtggtttggacatgtgcaaagaaggcctactgacgctccgattagaagatgcgactatgggacagaggttcagggccgaaggggtagaggaagacctaggaaaactttggaagagactctaagaaaagacttagagtacttggatctaacagaggacatgacacaagaccgagcacaatggcgttcaacgattcatatagccgatcccactcagtgacttggattttccaagtctcaaaccgagaagttttcctcactcgggaaattaagggaatactaccttaacctacatgctccactcacaaagcttcaacatacaagcttcaacaaaagaaaattcagagaacttagcgaagaaggctttggtgtatttaacacaatacgttgtaatgaaggaaagctatttattgatatccccgataagtcacaaatatgtacatatacatgagtcaaaataaacaaacaagaggaagccttcacaaatgttgcttaggagaagtctcagcagtcggtagagccccagaaagagcaggcactggagggggatcatttggagcctcagtactggacagaaccctagaaggaggaggcagcagaggttgatcatttggagcttcattacgcggtacagccccagaagacgaaggcaataaatgcctttggaacaaacccacaaatctctgatgatcaagtaaaacctaaccatcagattccttcatctggtcaagcttcctcttcatgtttgtagcatagtcatgtgcgagccggtgcaactgtttattctcatgcttgagccctctaatctcctgtttaagactcatcacttcagccgccaatgattcaacttggagggttcgagcaaataggcgttgggccatgttagacacagaacttgcacattgaacactgagagctagagaatccttaacagccaactcatcagaccgtttggaaagtagtctgttatctttgggagtgagaaggttcctggccactaccgcagcggtcatatcattcttcatcacggaatccccaacggtaagaggaccagtaggggagacgaaggatgggcgccatatgttgtctggagaaggcgtggctgcctcttcaacaaggttcaagtcaaaacgacggtcggaggggccagacattttcaaaggtgttgaagagagaaaaggtcggacaaatcaagatcttagaagtgcaagaatggagcttctactggtggagattcaagtgtgctttggaacttaatgccagcctctataaaaatctgcactcgacggagcttcagaaatcgaagaggcgtttgctttctcaaaagctgggctgctcagagaccacgagacgtttgctttctcaaaagttgggctgctcaaagaccacgaaggccgatctcagaaatcgaagaggcgcttactttctcaaaagctgggctgctcagagaccacaagggccgatctcagaaatcgaagaggcacctacttttccagccttgtcagcacctgtcagctttgcggaaattatgggcattatgtcgaagatttctgatgaagtagaaagcacatgaatcttactattcaatcacccacttcccacacgcaacattagatcatgggtaccacaaataactttgccaaagttctttgacaaagttgagacacgtgaagcttgcagctcccactacaccgctctgaccaagaagggtaaaagaatagcaaagaaacagcactaacaaagtttagacacataaattttgaaggtctagctaccatattattacccacaagggtaaaggaacagtaccactgctggataattggaaagtccctgtgtgtcaacctctgtgcttcgtggcaagatagactagcaaacatgcccaaccttttcccacattcgagaaaacactcccaacaagattgcttgctccaaaatcgatgaggcaccgccctccgaatctcgagagccagactcccaacatgattactttttcaaaaatcgaagagacaccgctctccgaatctcgagagccagacccttaacaggattgctttctcaaaaatcgaaaaggcatcgttctctgaatctcgagagccagatctccgacaggattgcttgttcgaaaaccgaagaggcaccactttcccaacttcaagagccggatctccttggataaagcttgtctgtaatctttacacgcaacatcaactttccagataccacagaccactttttcaaagtgctctgatagagttaaaacatgtgaagctggcagctcccactgccgtgttatgaccaagcagggtaaaggaatatcattactacttgttgttagggagactcctatatatgttgacctccatccccaacagacaggcagacctgcaaaaatgctcaacccttcctcatatctgagagggcactcccaaagaagcctttcgaaatattcagctttctttccccccgataatacctctgcaaacaagctatactagagcaagaatatctcatatcatcagggttaaaagcaagagtatcccatatcatgttttttccctgtcttttcctttggccttgttcttacctgcaagacaaggagaaagagagcaatcagtcaacgcttggaatcaagcttccagtcaggaactgactgcctggaaccccttacttgattacttacctggcattgctctcgagtactcatcttcaacatcttatgcttccagggaagataccgcatctgcctgaggaacatatagggcaagtgagaaggatacaaggaagcatgtggagacaagcgtaacagcacacgtgccgatacatccactactctgtcaaaagcaaaagtatcccatatcagcagggtcgaacgtactatagatttgatggacttgttttgaccctcaaattcttcagtcggccttatactctggaggaaaccagaaaaccctccagcccagttcaagaataagcatgtggaaagttacttcttcaaaagcaaaagtatcccatatcatatcttctcatttttcttctctttatccttcatgctgcctgcaagatagggagaatgtgaacaatcagccggaactcgaaatcaaagttctgatttgggactgattgcttggagctctgattgcttaccttgtctgtcacctctttcagcagatcccctagctcggcgacttggaggacttctactacatggtttgtatcgcgcttgagcaagcctgaaactacaagtaagcttcaagtgaaattgatacattaccttgtgcatctcaaccagttaaagataccacccctggatggaggaagagtacttccagagaagatgccacatctacctacgagacagataaggcaagtcaagacgataccacactccggaacttagaagtttcgtgattacgagatcattctcccacaatatttcctaatgtcatttgtattaaatcattcacttgtactcactaaaagagagcttgaacctatgtacttgtgtaaacccttcacaattaatgagaactcctctatttcgtggacgtagccaatatgggtgaaccacgtacatctggtgtttgctttcctatctctatccatttatatacttatccacactaatgaccggagcaatctagcgaagatcacaaaaagtgaccgttttcgctacctaggatctatcttgcaagagaacggagaattagatggagatctcaaccatagaatacaagctggatggatgaagtgtaagagtgcatccggcgtgttgtgtgaccgtcgtaggtcactgaagctcaagggaaaattttataggacggcaataaggccagcgatgttgtatggcacagaatgttgggcggtgaagcatcaacacgtacacaaaatgggtgtagcggagataaggatgcttcgtgggatgtgtgggcacacgagaaaggataagattgtgaatgaggatatccgaggtaaagtaggagtagccgaagttgaaggaaagatgagagaaaatcggttacggtggtttggacatgtgcaaagaaggcctactgacgctccggttcgaagatgtgactacggaacagaggttcggggccgaaggggtagaggaagacctaggaaaactttggaagagaccctaagaaaagacttagagtacttggatctaacggaggacatgacacaaaaccgagtgcaatggtgttctaggattcatatagccgaccccacttagtgggaaaaggctttgttgttgttgttgttgttgttgatggttAGAAGAACAATCTTGGCAATTTGAGCAAATTTTTGGCCTAGAGATGAAAAACGTACTTGAAGCAGTGCGTGAGAACAACTCGGGGAATAATAAGTTGCTTGAAATTCTAGTTAACAAAGCTCATGAGAATGAGCCCGTCGATCAACCCAGGCAGCGCCATTTTTAAAGAATGCCCCTTTGGGAGGGGAAAGGTTGCCGCTGGTATAGGCCAACGTAGAATTCACTAAGCCCATGATGATtaatcttgaaaaaaaaatattgtgagCCAAAATTCATGGATATGGTTGAAGTCTAGAGAATGATCGATTCGTCCTTAAAAAAAGGGCCAAAATTCCCAAAGTCTATCCATCCATACCTAGCCTTTGTCGAAAGGTTTGAATATCCCCGAGGATTCAAGATCTCAGATTGCAGTCTCTTCACTGGGGAATCATCCTCGTCCTCATTAGAACACGTGGCTGGATTCATTGCTCAATGTGGAGATGTtaatagtgatttccataaactaCAACTGTTTAATTTCTCATTGATAGGCATGACGTTCGCACGGTACATCAACCTTCCACCAAATTCTATACAAAAATCAGAATGAAAGTGTTAGTATCTTATTCGGCTAGGATGGCTCATTCATCTGATGAGTGATAAATGGAATTTCTTACCAGGTTCAAATCAGCTAGGAATTGATGTCGAGTACCCCTGCTCGAGGTCGAATTTTTTAGGCTCGTTCAGAATGGCCTAGATGTGGAATACAAGAAGAAATTCTTGAGGGCAAACTTTTGAGATATGTATGAGTTGGCTCACCacgtcgagcaatatgattatttgcttaaagaagaaaaaatctcGAACACTCCAA
Protein-coding regions in this window:
- the LOC126590561 gene encoding uncharacterized protein LOC126590561 yields the protein MKCKSASGVLCDRRRSLKLKGKFYRTAIRPAMLYGTECWAVKHQHVHKMGVAEIRMLRGMCGHTRKDKIVNEDIRGKVGVAEVEGKMRENRLRWFGHVQRRPTDAPVRRCDYGTEVRGRRGRGRPRKTLEETLRKDLEYLDLTEDMTQNRVQWCSRIHIADPT